The genomic interval TGGGAGATCAGGAATCTGGCTTGTGGGTGCAAGTTCATACGTGCTCGAAAAAGGACAAACCCGCTCGCCAAGGATGCATCGGGGATGATTTAACCTCTCAGGATAGCCCAGGCGAAGCCCAACCGTAGATTTTGACGGTCTGGCCGGTCGATGCGGCACTGATATTCTAGGCAACAAGCGAATCCCCTCAATGATCCCAAGTACCCGAGGGGCTCAATCGACGCCCTTTCGATCCGCATATTCGGTCGGACAATGCCTGACATTGCCGGTCGACCGGGTTCTGCCGACGGGGGGCGACCAGGAATCGCGGTTTTCTGGGGAACATAGTCCTCGCCGGGTTGTTGCGGTTTCGCTGTGAAAAACGCAAAATACCGGCTCAGATTTATTGTTAGCAATTCCCCACATGACAACTCCAACGGAGATCTCCATGGCTCGCCCCGTCACACTGTTTACCGGCCAATGGGCCGACCTGCCGATCGCAGAAATGGCCAAGATGACCAAAGGATTCGGCTACGACGGAATCGAATTGGCTTGCTGGGGGGATCATTTCGAAGTCGACAAGGCGTTGGCAGAAGACGATTATTGCGACAAAAAGCACGCCCTGCTCAGCGACGCCGGGCTGGAGTGCCACGCGATTAGCGCCCACTTGGTCGGACAAGCCGTCTTGGACACGATTGACGAGCGTCACAAAGCGATCTTGCCGGCCTACGTTTGGGGCGACGGCGACCCGGCAGGGGTGAACGAGCGGGCAATCGAAGAGCTGAAAAATACCGCGCGTGCCGCTCAGAAATTTGGCGTGGAAGTCGTCAACGGGTTCACCGGCAGCAGCATTTGGCACCTGCTCTACTCGTTCCCACCCGTTCCGCCGAGCATGATCGATGCCGGGTTTGACCTGCTGGCCGAGCGATTCAATCCGATCTTGGACGTGTTCGGTGAATGCGGCGTCCGGTTTGCCTTGGAAGTCCACCCGACGGAAATCGCGTTCGACATCCATACCGCACAACGCGCCCTGGATGCGTTGGACAACCGACCCGAGTTCGGATTCAACTTCGACCCCAGCCACTTGATCTGGCAAGGCGTCGACCCAGTGAAGTTCATCCGCCAGTTCCACGACCGTATCTATCACGTCCACGTCAAAGACGCGATCGTGACGTTGGACGGCACAAGCGGAATCAACTGCAGCCACCTGAACTTTGGTGACCATCGACGCGGATGGGATTTCCGTAGCCCAGGTCGCGGTGGTGTCAATTTCGAGGAAATCATTCGCGCCCTGAACGATATCGATTACCAAGGTCCCCTGTCGATTGAATGGGAAGACAGCGGAATGGACCGTGAGTTTGGTGCCCGTGAAGCTTGTGAGTTCACCAAAAAACTCGATTTCTCACCCAGCGGACGCGCTTTTGATGCCGCGTTCGACGAAGCCAACGATTGATCGCCAAAGGCATGATTAAGATCACCGTGAACGGAAAGGCCGTTCAGATCGAAGAACCGATGACGGTCCAGCAATTGCTTGACACGGTCGAGGTACCGCCCAACTATTTGGCGGTCGAGCTGAACGCAGATGTCGTTCCCCGAGAGGAATACGGCTCGCACACCGTTCACGATGGCGATGATGTCGAAGTCGTCACCCTGGTCGGTGGCGGCTGACATCAACCCACCCCTCAACCACTTGAGCAACATCATCAACTTGCAAGAATCCTCCCTGGAATCCTCGTCGCCCGAGTCGCCGTTGATTGTCGGCCGACACACCCTGGCCAGTCGCTTGATCGTTGGCACCGGTCGTTACGACACGATGCAGCAAATGAAGGATTCGTTGGACGCGTCGGGCGCCGACTGTGTCACCGTCGCCGTTCGCCGTGAAAAGCTCTACGAGCGAGGCGGCCAAAACATCCTCGATTTCCTCGACTTGGACCGCTACACCCTGCTGCCCAATACAGCGGGTTGCTACACCGCCGTCGATGCAATCCGCGCCGCAAAACTTGGTCGAGAGATTCTGCGTACGCTGGGAAATCCGGGCGCGGACTGGGTAAAACTAGAAGTCCTGGGTGACAGCAAGACGCTCTTGCCCGATCCGGCCGCCACGGTGGAAGCCTGCCGTGAATTGGCTGCCGAAGGTTTCTCGGTGCTCTGCTACACCAGCGATTGTCCCGTGACCGCCCGTCGGCTGAAAGAAGTCGGTGCGGCAAGCGTGATGCCAGCCGGTAGCCCGATCGGCAGCGGACAAGGGCTGCTGAATCCGAACAACTTGAGGATCGTTCTGGAGTACCTCAAAGAAGACGATCCGAACTATCCCGTCATCGTGGACGCCGGCGTCGGCACAGCAAGCGATGTCAGCGAAGCGTTCGAATTGGGCGGTGATGGCGTGTTGCTCAACACCGCGATCGCCCACGCTCGTGATCCCGTCCGCATGGCAGCAGCAATGAAACACGCTGCGATCGCCGGCCGCCACGCATTCCTTGCAGGCCGCATCCCCAAGCGACTGTACGGAACCGCCAGCAGTCCATCGGAAGGAGTGATCAGCACACGCCCCTACGGCAGTGAAACAAAAGAGTGATGATTGATCTCGCTTAGCGGACTTCTGATACGAACTCGCAGTTGGGAAAGCAATCGCGTAACCTCCTCAATGCCACTTCGGTCAGGTCCGTGTTTCGAACGTCCAATTGGTCCAAATGATCCAGGTTCAATTCTGATGGAACTTCGCAAAGGGGCAAGACAACGTCATCGCAAGCAAACGTGCCTCGCAAGCTGACGTCACAAAGCTGAGGTAGGCTATGGAAGCAACTGAGGACGCCACCAGAGATCGGGCAGCCCGATAGATCGATCCTCGTGATCGCTGTGTCCTGGGACGCTAGCTGTTCACTCGAACTGGCGAGTTGTCGGCGATTCCCTCGAAAATGCGACTTCAACCCATGGAGTTTGCCCTGCTCGACCAGCGATGAAACAACGTGATCGTTGATCGCGGTGACTTCCAGCGTCACGATGTCCAATTTGGCAAGCTTCGCGATTTGAGCCATGTGCTCCTTGGTCAGGTTGTCATTGAAAAGCTCAAACTCGACCAACTGCTCGAATCGATCCAAACGACTCAATCCATCGACGGTGACCCTGGTGTGGTCCAAGCAGAGTGACTGAAGCGATGGCAACTCGCCGATCAGCGAAAGCCCAATGTCGTTGATACCGGGACCGAGCGTGAGATGTGTCAGTTGAGTGTTGCCATTGAGCAGAGCCAAGCTCGTGTTGTCGACGAGGCAAGCACTCAGATTCAGCTGACGCAGCATGGGCAATTGAGTCACCCACTTTAGATCACGCAAAACGTCTCCCCTGGTGCTGGTCTCCAACGCCAGAGAATTGATTTCGTCATCGCTCTCGGGACGCTCACCGGCTTCGTTCGATGCACCCGGCAACAAATGAAGCATTTCCTCTTTCCCAAGTACCGATAGAATGTGGTCGGTCAAGTTCAGATTCAGTGTTTTCAGATTCGGCAGTGACTTCAGTTGGGGCAACACCGTGCTGCTCAACTGGTAGTCTCCGTGCACCGTCTTGAGTGACAGGTGAGTGATCTCTGTATCGCTCGTCGCTTGTTGGCCATTCGCATTGAATGCGCGTGCGAATCCGCGACCACGTCGGGCAACATGCAACTTGCCCATGGGTAGCAAAGTCGCAACGCAATGCTCGTCCAAAATGAACTCGCTCAAGTCGACGCGCTGCAAGGAGGGCAATTGGGCGATCGCCATTTCCAGTGATTTCGGTGAAACGACAGAACGGTTGAACTTTAGCTCGACGATCTTTGAATCGTCGTCAACGGCCTCGCCCATGTTCGCACGCGCCGCATGTCCGGAGATGGACGCATACCATTTGTGCACACAGCCATTTCTCAGCATCGCCTGAAAAACGTCATCATTGACTTGGTCGGCATGAAAGTGCATCTGTTGCAATTGGGGCAGCTTTACCAGAGTCTCGACGGCATCACCGGTGACAGGAGCATTGTAGAGCTCGATCGAGATGATCTCAGAATCTTTGGTCGCTCTCGTTGGGGATCCATTGATCGACTTTGGCACCTGACTCATTGCGCCGGGCAACTCGTGCAGCCTGCCCAGTTCGCTCAATTGGGCAATGACATCATCTGTGACGTATCTGTTCTGAGTCGGGGTCTCGACTCCGCACCCGGACATCAGCACGAGAACGAAAAAAAGAGGAACGAGTGACCGGTAACGATCTCTTGGAACCGCGATACGCCGTCTGACCACACTCATCTCAACCTTTTCCTGGCGGCCCGAACGCACGCCGATGGGGAGAGTCTGCCACTTGCCCGATGATAAGTGCCCGGCCGACGAATGCATTGAAATCGCCGCACGCACGCCCGAGCGTAGAAAGAAGTTTAAGGGGTTGACGGGGGTGATTACAACTTGATTATTAAAAAACGTGAGGAACTGACGGCGAATCCCATTACGCCCGCAAATCATTGCTCGTTGCTAACTGAGAATGCGCACCACGAATTCCATACAACGATCCTGGATCCCGGGCGAGCTCGTCTCTCGTGGACCGGCGACGTTCAGGGTCAATGGGCGATGTTGTTGCAACCACGATTGTGCGATTTCCACTTGATCGCGATCCAATCTCAAGCACAGAACGGGCTTGCTCCACTTCTCCGCCAGCCGTTTCGTCAACAAAGTTCCACCCTTCAGTCGACCTTCGTACAGTATCAGCGTGGCATCCGATTCGATCACGTTTTGCTCCGTGCGTGGCGGATACTCAGGGGAACTCATTTCAACGAGTTCGTACCGACTGGGGATGGAGCCGTCTTCGGAAAGCCGGCCGGCTGGGCACCATCCTCCGTGTTCAATGCCCAATGCGATCGCAGCATCCAACGCCCCGCGATCGACTCCTGTCTGACCGCCTGAGACAATCCGCTGTGGGCAAAAGCTATCGGGCACGAATCTGCCGCTCTTGGTTTAGGTTGAATTTTGAGTGACCGGAGTATCCGTGGTCCAGTCCAACGCTTGTGCTATGGTCTGCTGAGCGTCCGCCTCACCAGCGATGCCAGCAAGATTTCCCCAAAAGTCTGGTAGGGGCGCGACGAATCGCAGCGGAGTCGCTCGTGTGGGATGTGTAATTAAAAGCTGCCAACTGTGCAGAGCAACCCCGAGTTTGAACGCGACGTCGGCGCCGTACTTGCGATCGCCGATGATCGGATGCCCACGATCGGCCAGTTGAAGACGAATCTGGTGCTTTCGACCGGTCACCAATCGAATCGCCAGCATCGTACGATCCGCCATTCGCCCGAGAACAGCGTATTTCATTTCGGCTCGCTGCGTATCGGTGCGTTTTGCTCGGGCAACACGCATTCGGTGCGCCGCGTCGTCTTTCCAAACCATGTCGACGAGTGTTCCCGAGTCACTCAGTCCGGAGTCACTCCAGTCGCCTTGCACGATCGCCAAATAAAGCTTCTGTGCCGCATCGGACGCTTTGCGTTTGCGGTTCTTGCTCGCATCGGATGGATGTCCGCCGCCTGCAAATTGCGTCGACAATCGGCTGGCTGCCTTGCTGGTTCGCGCCAGCACCAAAACACCGGTGGTCATCGCATCGAGTCGACTGACGATCCCGACAAACACGTTCCCGGGTTTGTTGTATTTGTGCTTCAAATAGGCAGTCGCCATGGCATGAATCGTAGGCTCGCCTGTCTCGGCACCCATGGTCGCTACGCCGGCGGGTTTGTTGATGACCAGCAAATGGTTGTCTTCATAGAGCACCGCTTCGCCAGCAAGCTGTGTCGTGTGGTTCCCTCGATTCATGCCGGCTCACGCCTAGTGAATTGAATCCACGCCATGCCTGCGACGGAACATATCAACACAACAATACTGACCCACTGTGAAATCGTTAGCGCGGTGTCGAACTGGCCGGCTTCATCGACGCGAACGATTTCCAGGACAAACCGCAACACGGCATAGCTGGCAAAGCCAAGCATCATCAGTGTCCCGTCACGAAATTTCCAACGAGACAGGAAGCACAATGCGATACAGAGTGTCAGCGCAGAGACGCTGCTGATGATTTGAGCTGCGCGGACGGGCAAGGCCTTGGGGGGAAGCTCGTCGGGTCGGAAGGGATACTCACGCCCCGATACTTCCACCACCCACGGCCTGGGGACATCCTCTGCAGGCAGCTTCAACGCTTCCGAGTCCGCTCGGGGACGTACGGGATACGCGCCACGGAAAATCTGCCCCTCTTCGATTCCCCGTTGTGCCGCCAGTGAGTCTTCTTCGACCGCAAGGATTCGCCCCGTTTCTTCATCCACCCGCAGCCCGATCAGTTCCCCGCTGGCTGCTTGGTCCTCATAGACGCGACTGCCCGGCGGAAAATGAAGTGCCATCACGCCGTCGTCGCAACGTCCTCCATAACAGCATCCGTTCATCAAACATCCCAGCCTGCCGAAAAACACCCCCAGGAACATGCAAGGCACGATGATGTCGCCGAGTTTCAATAACGGCAGCTTACGCCAATACACAAACCCGACCGCAGCGAGAAAGCCACCGATGAACGATCCGTAGACCACCAGACCGCCTTCGTTGAACATCAACATGTTTCGAACGGTTTGGCCGGGAGTTTCACCGACAAAATTTTCAAAATACTGCACGACATAGAAAACGCGTGCACCGACAATCCCCGCGACGAACACCCAGGGAGCAAGCGAATAGATCGTTTCGGGGTTCATTCCGCTTCGTTTGGCCCGTATCGCAGCCAAAGCGACCGAAGAAACGACGGCTATCAGTAGGAACACGCCGTAGCCGCGCACCGCCACCCCGACCGGTTCACCCTCCAGATTCTTTAGCTCGACCATCGGCAAGACGAAGACGATCGCAGCGGCAACGATGCCCCACAAAATGCTTTCTGACGCGATCAACTCCCCAAACGACTGCCCCGATCGCCGTGCAACGAGCAGCCGCACGACGACGAAAATGGCGAACAAAATCAGTATCCAGCCGATGCCAAAAACCGGCAGTCCGGCGATTTCGTGAGGAATGAAAAGGAGCGTGCGACGCATTCGAGGATCTGGTTTTCGCGTAGGAAGGAGGGGAATCGCGATTGCTCTGGACGGTCCAGAACTGTCTTTTCTACGCTTCGGACATAACAATCGTCCAGCCGAATGCTAGCCGAAAGCAGGCCAACGCATCCGGAATCGCCCTCAATGCCCTGGAAACGCGATGAGTTTTCGTCCAAACACTCGTCCAAATGCCGCTCCGCAGCACGACGTTCCCCGTCCGAATGACGGCATGGCGACGTCCGTCCGCGGGATCGTGCTCGCGATTTGTAGCAGCCTGATTCTGCTGTCACCCTCCCTCTGGGCAGATTTCCCGGTGTTCCGGGCGACCATTACCAACACCACCGATGAATCGGCATCTCCGGATGCGTTGCATTTGATCCTGTTCGATGGGGCTGATGTCTACGACTTTTCACTTCGCCCGCCATACACCGTCACGGTGATCCAGTCAGACAATGAGCGAATTGTGATGTTGGCCAATGAAGAACAAGTGCAGTGCAAACTTTCGACATCGGATTTGATGAATCAAGCCGTTCGTGTCAAGGAAAGCGCGACCACACCTGAGCTCAAGGAACGCTGGGGAATCTCTGCTGTCGCTGAGTCCAGCGACGACAAAACGTACGAACTTGCTTACGGTGCATTCCATTATCAAACGACGACACAGCCTGCTCACTCACGCGCTGTGGCCGTGGAGTTCGCGCGTTTCGCCGATTGGGCGTGTCGATTGAACATCCTGAGAAAACTCGGTCCGCCGCCGTTCGGTAGAATGACACTCAACGAACAAATCGCTGCGGCTGATCAACTGCCCCAATCGGTGACCTTGACGTACAAGTCGGACTCGGGCGAGCAAACCTTTCACTCAACGTATGAATTCACACTCGATCTCACCGACGCAGATAAGAGACGAATCGAATCGGTGCAGGAAAAGATAAACACCTATCGCGAAGTCCCGCTCAAAGCGTTTCCTTGACGTTGTGGGTTTCGACAGAAATCGAGGAAGAGAGGAACTCTGGCGAATCCCATTACATGGCGAGGATGCATCGGCGTCAGTTATCGGTCCCACCACCAGCGTTGAATGGTGGGTGGCGCGTTTTGCTCGGTTCCACGCAAGGATGTCAGTGTTGGGTAGTCACTGATGTTTTCGCCGACGGCCACGCGGGTGTCCACGGCGACACCGCCGCTGGCCAACAAGACGTGATGCATCTTACGACCGTTTCGAACTTTATGGAGCGTCGCGATCGATTCGACTTGGCGAGGCGCCGTCAACGCGTATTGCGGGTATGTTGCGTCCGCAGCCAGTCCCGCCAATAACCGCTTCGTCGCATCGGCGTCTGCATGTTGATGCATCACTTGGGCGGCCGACGCGGCGTGATAAACCGACTCGAGAGCCGCGTAGACCGGATACCGATCGCGGATCGCGCCGAACTGTCGGTTGAACTCGTCCACGAACATTTGGGTTCGCGGATCGACCAAGACGTTGCCGCGTCCACCTGTTGCCAAAGCACGTTGGTTTTGACCGCTCAATTGAATCGCATCACCGGCGATTTCGAACACGGTCCGATCCGCGTCGGCCCGTACCGATTGCGGCCGCGCGGTGAACCAAAGTCTCAGCAGCAACTCATCCGGTGGTCCTTGAGCAATCGTGGCATCGATTGCATCCAAATAGTTTTTTACTCCCTCAGGCATCTCGGCTTCACCCAACGCCAGTTGTTTCATGTGCCGGTCGGCTTCGACCATCAAGTGCCCGATCGCAGTGTCACCCGCGATCCCAAAGACCTCCACACGTTGCATGCCCAAGGCGTCTTGCAATGATTTTGCAGCCAATCCGATGGGGAGCTGTCCGGATTTGATTCGGGCGCCGACCTCGGCCGCCTGTTGCATGCCCGCCGGAGTCGGATCGATCGTGCATCCGAAGGGTTGATTGGCCGAAGCGGAAGCCAAGCAGGCAAAAAGGAAATCGCTTCGCATTGCCGCATCGCCACTTTGTCGATCAAGATACCAGCCGCCTGCGACATCGATGCCACCCACCGGACCACCGACGATCACATCGTCGTCGGTCAAGATCACGTATTGGATTCGAGACAGTCCTGCCATGTGACGCATCGCGTCGTCGTAGGCAATGCCCGCAAGCTGACGTTCGGCCATCACATCGCGGAGGCGACGAAGTGAGATGAAACGCATGGCCGATGGCGACATCCATGCGTCGGCGTGGTCGACGTCCCCTGGCAACGGTGGTGTCAGCATCGCGTTGAGTTGCCTCAGCGGATCCGATGCCGCCACTGTGAGGCACGGCTGGACGGTTCCCACCGGGTCGACGTAGACGCCTTGGGGATACGGTGCCATCGTGCTGGGACCGCCGAGTGCTTCCCATGTGTCCGGGACAACCGTCTGCTGAATCAGCTGCATCAGCGAGTCAAAGTCGGCGAAAGAGCTGCCGCCCCGTGCGGCGCCGATGGCTTGCCGGCGAGCATCGGGGGAGTCGATGCCTCGAAGGGTAACGCCGGCAGCAACGGGATCGCCCGAGGACGTTTGAGCGACAGCGATCTGAGCCAAGACCTGGTCCCGCTGAGCAGGAATGCTGTTGGGTACCGCAGCCTGTTTGGCCACGGAGAATTCGCCTGCCGCAATTTGCTTCCGCAGGTCATCGGCAAAGCCGGCTGGAGGGGCAATATGCAACGCTGCCAAGATCGCAGCAACCGTGAGCGTCAGATTCAGCAAGCGCATCTCGAAATCCTGAGTGGAGAATACAGCGGACAAGTTCGACGTCATGTCGGCGGAGGCGGCGACAACCAGTTTAGCAAATGCCAGTCCAGCGGCGAATCATTTTCCGAAATGTGCGATTCCGGGTTTTTCGTTGGGTCTGCCGAAAGGGAGGGTGTTTGATCGAGTGTTGCATTGTGCAACGATTGCCGCAAATTGCTGCACCAAGGGGGCAGTCTGCAAACGGAAACGCTTGGGACTCGCCGCACGTTTGGCGGGGCACGCTATCGATTTGGAAAATCGAGCGACGATTGTCCTTCGACCGTTTGACCAATCATTTGCCTTCCGCGATC from Stieleria varia carries:
- a CDS encoding sugar phosphate isomerase/epimerase family protein, yielding MARPVTLFTGQWADLPIAEMAKMTKGFGYDGIELACWGDHFEVDKALAEDDYCDKKHALLSDAGLECHAISAHLVGQAVLDTIDERHKAILPAYVWGDGDPAGVNERAIEELKNTARAAQKFGVEVVNGFTGSSIWHLLYSFPPVPPSMIDAGFDLLAERFNPILDVFGECGVRFALEVHPTEIAFDIHTAQRALDALDNRPEFGFNFDPSHLIWQGVDPVKFIRQFHDRIYHVHVKDAIVTLDGTSGINCSHLNFGDHRRGWDFRSPGRGGVNFEEIIRALNDIDYQGPLSIEWEDSGMDREFGAREACEFTKKLDFSPSGRAFDAAFDEAND
- a CDS encoding putative molybdenum carrier protein, coding for MPDSFCPQRIVSGGQTGVDRGALDAAIALGIEHGGWCPAGRLSEDGSIPSRYELVEMSSPEYPPRTEQNVIESDATLILYEGRLKGGTLLTKRLAEKWSKPVLCLRLDRDQVEIAQSWLQQHRPLTLNVAGPRETSSPGIQDRCMEFVVRILS
- a CDS encoding thiazole synthase, with translation MSNIINLQESSLESSSPESPLIVGRHTLASRLIVGTGRYDTMQQMKDSLDASGADCVTVAVRREKLYERGGQNILDFLDLDRYTLLPNTAGCYTAVDAIRAAKLGREILRTLGNPGADWVKLEVLGDSKTLLPDPAATVEACRELAAEGFSVLCYTSDCPVTARRLKEVGAASVMPAGSPIGSGQGLLNPNNLRIVLEYLKEDDPNYPVIVDAGVGTASDVSEAFELGGDGVLLNTAIAHARDPVRMAAAMKHAAIAGRHAFLAGRIPKRLYGTASSPSEGVISTRPYGSETKE
- a CDS encoding RluA family pseudouridine synthase, whose translation is MNRGNHTTQLAGEAVLYEDNHLLVINKPAGVATMGAETGEPTIHAMATAYLKHKYNKPGNVFVGIVSRLDAMTTGVLVLARTSKAASRLSTQFAGGGHPSDASKNRKRKASDAAQKLYLAIVQGDWSDSGLSDSGTLVDMVWKDDAAHRMRVARAKRTDTQRAEMKYAVLGRMADRTMLAIRLVTGRKHQIRLQLADRGHPIIGDRKYGADVAFKLGVALHSWQLLITHPTRATPLRFVAPLPDFWGNLAGIAGEADAQQTIAQALDWTTDTPVTQNST
- the thiS gene encoding sulfur carrier protein ThiS: MIKITVNGKAVQIEEPMTVQQLLDTVEVPPNYLAVELNADVVPREEYGSHTVHDGDDVEVVTLVGGG
- a CDS encoding prolipoprotein diacylglyceryl transferase, with protein sequence MRRTLLFIPHEIAGLPVFGIGWILILFAIFVVVRLLVARRSGQSFGELIASESILWGIVAAAIVFVLPMVELKNLEGEPVGVAVRGYGVFLLIAVVSSVALAAIRAKRSGMNPETIYSLAPWVFVAGIVGARVFYVVQYFENFVGETPGQTVRNMLMFNEGGLVVYGSFIGGFLAAVGFVYWRKLPLLKLGDIIVPCMFLGVFFGRLGCLMNGCCYGGRCDDGVMALHFPPGSRVYEDQAASGELIGLRVDEETGRILAVEEDSLAAQRGIEEGQIFRGAYPVRPRADSEALKLPAEDVPRPWVVEVSGREYPFRPDELPPKALPVRAAQIISSVSALTLCIALCFLSRWKFRDGTLMMLGFASYAVLRFVLEIVRVDEAGQFDTALTISQWVSIVVLICSVAGMAWIQFTRREPA
- a CDS encoding DUF1598 domain-containing protein, yielding MRLLNLTLTVAAILAALHIAPPAGFADDLRKQIAAGEFSVAKQAAVPNSIPAQRDQVLAQIAVAQTSSGDPVAAGVTLRGIDSPDARRQAIGAARGGSSFADFDSLMQLIQQTVVPDTWEALGGPSTMAPYPQGVYVDPVGTVQPCLTVAASDPLRQLNAMLTPPLPGDVDHADAWMSPSAMRFISLRRLRDVMAERQLAGIAYDDAMRHMAGLSRIQYVILTDDDVIVGGPVGGIDVAGGWYLDRQSGDAAMRSDFLFACLASASANQPFGCTIDPTPAGMQQAAEVGARIKSGQLPIGLAAKSLQDALGMQRVEVFGIAGDTAIGHLMVEADRHMKQLALGEAEMPEGVKNYLDAIDATIAQGPPDELLLRLWFTARPQSVRADADRTVFEIAGDAIQLSGQNQRALATGGRGNVLVDPRTQMFVDEFNRQFGAIRDRYPVYAALESVYHAASAAQVMHQHADADATKRLLAGLAADATYPQYALTAPRQVESIATLHKVRNGRKMHHVLLASGGVAVDTRVAVGENISDYPTLTSLRGTEQNAPPTIQRWWWDR